Proteins from a genomic interval of Equus quagga isolate Etosha38 chromosome 13, UCLA_HA_Equagga_1.0, whole genome shotgun sequence:
- the CENPL gene encoding centromere protein L produces the protein MDSCDTPESTPRQRASSRLKDYFIGATPLQKRLESVRRQTSFVPTPPRRKIPQCSQLQDDVDPQKVAFLLHKQWTLYSLTPLYKFSYTNLKEYSKLLGAFIAAEKQKGLAVEVGEDFNIKVIFSALLGMKGTQRDPEAFLVQILSKSQLPSENREGKVLWTGWFCCIFGDSLLETVSEDFTCLPLFLANGAETNTAMIGTWFQKTFDCYFSPLAISAYNLSWMAAMWTACKMDHYMATTEFLWSVPCSPQRLDISYAIHPEDAKALWDSVHKTPGEVTQEEVDLFMDCLYSHFHRHFKIHLSATRLVRVSTSVASAHTDGKIKILCHKYLIGVLAYLTELAIFQIE, from the exons TCGGTCAGGAGGCAAACCTCTTTTGTCCCAACTCCACCTCGAAGGAAAATTCCCCAGTGTTCACAATTGCAG gACGATGTTGATCCTCAAAAGGTTGCATTCCTTCTGCATAAACAGTGGACTTTATATAGTTTAACTCCCCTATATAAATTCTCCTATACTAATCTCAAAGAGTATTCTAAACTTCTGGGTGCATTTATTGCTGCTGAAAAGCAGAAAGGACTTGCTGTAGAAGTGGGAGAAGACTTCAACATCAAAGTGATTTTCTCTGCTCTCCTAGGAATGAAAGGAACACAAAGAGACCCTGAAGCATTTCTTGTCCAG ATTCTGTCAAAATCTCAATTGCCGTCTGAGAATAGAGAAGGTAAAGTGTTGTGGACTGGTTGGTTCTGCTGTATATTTGGAGACAGTCTTCTGGAGACTGTTTCAGAAGATTTCACCTGTCTACCCTTATTTCTTGCAAATGGAGCAGAGACTAATACAGCCATGATTGGAACCTGGTTTCAGAAAACTTTTGACTGTTATTTCAGTCCCTTAGCAATCAGTGCATATAATCTTTCCTGGATGGCTGCTATGTGGACTGCATGCAAAATGGACCATTATATGGCTACTACTGAATTTCTTTGGTCTGTACCCTGTAGCCCTCAACGTCTGGACATTTCTTATGCCATACATCCAGAGGATGCAAAAGCTTTGTGGGACAGTGTCCACAAAACACCTGGGGAAGTTACCCAGGAGGAAGTTGACTTGTTCATGGACTGCCTTTATTCACATTTCCATAGgcatttcaaaattcatttatcAGCCACAAGATTGGTTCGTGTTTCAACATCTGTAGCTTCAGCACATACTGATGGAAAAATAAAG attctgtgTCATAAATATCTTATTGGAGTGTTGGCATATTTGACAGAACTGGCAATTTTTCAAATTGAGTGA